One segment of Drosophila mauritiana strain mau12 chromosome 3R, ASM438214v1, whole genome shotgun sequence DNA contains the following:
- the LOC117145561 gene encoding peroxiredoxin-2 has translation MSFVARSLFRNVPLMGKAILSQQKQIAARLLHQTAPLAAVRVQHPAPDFKGLAVVDNSFQEVKLEDYRGKYLVLFFYPLDFTFVCPTEIVAFSERIKEFHDINTEVLGVSVDSHFSHLTWCNVDRKNGGVGQLKYPLLSDLTKKISADYDVLLDKEGISLRGTFIIDPNGILRQYSINDLPVGRSVDEVLRLIKAFQFVEQHGEVCPANWNPKSNPATIKPDVEESKKYFSKHG, from the exons ATGTCTTTCGTAGCACGCTCACTGTTTCGCAAT GTGCCGCTGATGGGCAAGGCCATCCTGAGTCAGCAGAAACAGATTGCCGCCCGCCTCCTGCATCAAA CCGCTCCCCTTGCTGCAGTCCGGGTCCAGCATCCCGCTCCCGATTTCAAGGGTCTGGCTGTGGTGGACAACAGCTTCCAGGAGGTGAAACTGGAAGACTACAGGGGAAAGTACTTGGTGCTGTTCTTCTACCCACTGGACTT CACATTCGTTTGCCCCACTGAAATCGTTGCATTTAGCGAGAGAATCAAGGAGTTCCATGACATCAATACCGAGGTTCTGGGCGTTTCTGTGGACTCCCACTTCAGCCATCTCACCTGGTGCAATGTCGACCGCAAGAACGGCGGAGTGGGTCAGCTGAAGTACCCGCTCCTCTCCGATTTGACCAAGAAGATCTCTGCCGACTACGACGTGTTGCTGGACAAGGAGGGCATCTCGCTGCGCGGCACCTTCATCATCGACCCCAACGGCATCCTGCGCCAGTACTCCATCAATGACCTGCCCGTGGGCCGATCCGTCGACGAGGTTCTGCGCCTGATCAAAGCCTTCCAGTTCGTCGAGCAGCACGGAGAAGTCTGCCCGGCCAACTGGAATCCCAAGTCGAATCCGGCTACCATTAAGCCCGATGTAGAGGAGTCCAAGAAGTACTTCAGCAAGCACGGCTAG